One Sodalis praecaptivus DNA segment encodes these proteins:
- the fkpA gene encoding FKBP-type peptidyl-prolyl cis-trans isomerase, producing the protein MKSLIKVSLLASTMAFALNASSALAADAAPSATPPATAAPASATSDKFKSSEDQAAYALGASLGRYMDNSLKEQEKLGIKLDKGQLISGVQDAFGNNSKLSDQEIEATLQSFEARVKQAAQTKMEQEAKDNAAKGDKYRADYAKQKGVKKTANGVLYKVDKAGTGSAPTDSDTVVVNYKGTLVDGTEFDNSYKRGEPLSFRLDGVIPGWTEGLKHIKKGGKIQLVIPPEQAYGKTGVPGIPANSTLVFDVELLDIKPAAAAPAAGEAEQAPDAGAQQK; encoded by the coding sequence ATGAAATCATTGATTAAAGTATCGCTGCTGGCCTCTACTATGGCATTTGCCCTGAACGCAAGCAGCGCTCTGGCCGCCGATGCGGCGCCCAGCGCCACCCCGCCGGCGACCGCCGCACCCGCCAGCGCCACCTCGGACAAATTCAAAAGCAGCGAAGATCAGGCCGCCTATGCGCTGGGCGCCTCCCTGGGGCGTTACATGGATAATTCGCTGAAAGAGCAGGAAAAACTCGGGATCAAGCTGGATAAAGGTCAGCTGATCTCCGGCGTTCAGGACGCCTTCGGCAACAATAGCAAGCTGTCCGATCAAGAGATTGAAGCCACGCTGCAAAGCTTTGAGGCGCGCGTCAAACAGGCCGCCCAGACCAAAATGGAGCAGGAAGCCAAGGACAATGCCGCCAAGGGCGACAAATACCGCGCCGACTATGCCAAGCAGAAGGGCGTGAAGAAAACCGCCAACGGCGTGCTGTATAAAGTCGATAAAGCCGGCACCGGCAGCGCGCCGACCGACAGCGATACCGTGGTCGTGAACTATAAAGGCACCCTGGTCGACGGGACGGAATTCGACAACTCCTACAAACGCGGCGAGCCGCTCTCCTTCCGCCTGGACGGCGTCATTCCCGGCTGGACCGAAGGGCTGAAGCACATTAAGAAAGGCGGGAAAATCCAGCTGGTTATTCCGCCGGAGCAGGCGTATGGCAAAACCGGCGTTCCCGGTATTCCAGCCAACTCCACGTTGGTGTTTGATGTCGAGCTGCTGGATATCAAACCGGCCGCGGCCGCGCCGGCCGCCGGAGAGGCCGAGCAGGCTCCCGACGCGGGCGCGCAGCAAAAATAA
- a CDS encoding helix-turn-helix transcriptional regulator, translating to MSTSLPHSDSGELDLLDERPFSAVDHEILASYEAVVDGLAMLIGGHCEIVLHSLEDLKCSAVRIANGEHTGRKVGSPISDLALRMLHDMAGEDSSVSRAYFTRAKNGVLMKSVTIAIRNREQRVIGLLCINMNLDVPFSQIMQTFIPPETQDIATSVNFASSVDDLVAQTLEFTIEEVNADRNVSNNAKNRQIVLNLYEKGIFDIKDAINQVADRLNISKHTVYLYIRQFKSGDFVGQER from the coding sequence ATGTCTACGTCTCTCCCACATTCTGATTCCGGCGAGCTGGATTTACTGGACGAACGTCCTTTCAGCGCCGTGGATCATGAAATTCTCGCCTCTTATGAGGCCGTCGTGGACGGTCTGGCGATGCTTATTGGCGGACATTGCGAGATTGTATTGCACTCCCTGGAGGACCTGAAATGTTCGGCCGTGCGTATCGCTAACGGCGAACATACCGGACGTAAAGTGGGGTCGCCGATCTCGGATCTGGCGCTGCGCATGCTACATGACATGGCCGGTGAGGACAGCAGCGTTTCCCGCGCCTACTTTACCCGGGCGAAAAACGGCGTCCTGATGAAATCCGTCACCATTGCTATCCGCAACCGCGAGCAGCGGGTGATAGGGCTTCTGTGCATCAATATGAATTTGGACGTGCCGTTCTCGCAGATTATGCAAACGTTTATCCCGCCGGAAACGCAGGACATCGCGACCTCGGTGAATTTTGCCTCCTCGGTGGACGATCTGGTGGCGCAAACGCTGGAGTTCACTATCGAAGAAGTCAACGCCGATCGCAACGTATCCAACAACGCCAAAAATCGACAGATCGTGCTTAATCTGTACGAGAAAGGCATCTTTGACATCAAGGACGCCATCAACCAGGTCGCCGATAGACTCAATATCTCCAAGCACACGGTGTATCTGTATATTCGTCAGTTCAAAAGCGGCGATTTTGTAGGGCAGGAGCGGTGA
- the tusD gene encoding sulfurtransferase complex subunit TusD, with amino-acid sequence MSLNYCLMVTGPAYGNQRASSALQFAQALLACGHRLGTVFFYQEGVANANRLSAPAGDEVDLVRAWHDLAQQHRVALHVCVAAALRRGVTDAQQASLQNRAGENLQPGFELSGLGTLAQAVLGCDRFIQF; translated from the coding sequence GTGAGTCTGAATTACTGCCTGATGGTCACCGGACCGGCCTATGGCAACCAGCGCGCCAGCAGCGCGTTACAGTTCGCCCAGGCGCTGCTGGCGTGCGGCCACCGTCTCGGCACCGTGTTTTTTTACCAAGAGGGCGTGGCTAACGCCAATCGTCTGAGCGCGCCCGCCGGCGATGAGGTGGATCTGGTGCGCGCCTGGCACGATCTGGCGCAGCAGCATCGGGTGGCGCTGCATGTCTGCGTTGCCGCCGCCCTGCGCCGCGGCGTGACCGATGCCCAACAGGCGTCGCTGCAAAACCGCGCCGGCGAGAACCTTCAGCCGGGCTTCGAGCTCAGCGGCCTGGGCACGCTGGCGCAGGCGGTGCTCGGCTGCGATCGCTTTATTCAGTTTTAA
- the tusC gene encoding sulfurtransferase complex subunit TusC produces MNRIAFVFTHGPHGDAAGREGLDALLATSALAEDIGVFFIADGVLLLLPQQQPAQILARDFVATFGVLSLYDVDRLYLCADSAAERGLDAGAGWVLDAEWLPAADWRQRLAAYDTVLTF; encoded by the coding sequence ATGAACCGCATCGCTTTTGTTTTTACCCACGGGCCACACGGCGACGCCGCCGGACGGGAGGGGCTTGACGCACTCTTGGCCACCTCGGCGCTGGCCGAAGATATCGGGGTCTTTTTCATCGCCGACGGCGTATTACTGCTGTTGCCGCAGCAGCAGCCGGCGCAAATTCTGGCGCGGGACTTCGTCGCCACCTTCGGCGTGCTCTCGCTGTATGATGTCGACAGGCTCTATCTCTGCGCCGATTCGGCGGCGGAGCGCGGACTGGATGCCGGCGCTGGCTGGGTGCTGGACGCCGAGTGGCTGCCGGCGGCGGATTGGCGCCAACGTCTGGCCGCCTACGATACCGTTTTGACGTTTTAA
- the tusB gene encoding sulfurtransferase complex subunit TusB, producing MLYTLSRSPYACDLAALLRTARPGDDLLLLSDGVIAGLRGSPPARALSASPLALHALENDIAARGLSVHFSPNIAIISYTDFVRLTEKQPQQMAW from the coding sequence ATGCTGTATACCCTGAGCCGTTCTCCCTATGCCTGCGATCTGGCGGCGCTGCTGCGTACCGCGCGGCCCGGCGACGATCTGCTGCTGCTGTCCGATGGCGTTATCGCCGGTCTGCGCGGCTCGCCGCCCGCCCGCGCGCTAAGCGCCTCGCCTCTGGCGCTGCACGCGCTGGAAAACGACATCGCCGCCCGCGGATTGTCTGTTCATTTTTCGCCCAATATCGCGATAATCAGTTATACTGATTTCGTCAGGCTGACCGAAAAACAGCCGCAGCAGATGGCGTGGTAA
- the rpsL gene encoding 30S ribosomal protein S12: MATINQLVRKPRSMKVAKSNVPALDACPQKRGVCTRVYTTTPKKPNSALRKVCRVRLTNGFEVTSYIGGEGHNLQEHSVILIRGGRVKDLPGVRYHTVRGALDCSGVKDRKQGRSKYGVKKPKA, encoded by the coding sequence ATGGCAACGATTAACCAGCTGGTACGCAAACCGCGCTCCATGAAGGTTGCGAAGAGCAACGTTCCGGCGCTGGACGCCTGCCCGCAGAAACGTGGCGTATGTACCCGCGTATATACCACCACCCCGAAAAAACCGAACTCCGCGCTGCGTAAAGTATGCCGTGTTCGTTTAACCAACGGGTTTGAAGTCACCTCCTACATCGGCGGTGAAGGTCATAACCTGCAGGAGCACTCCGTGATCCTGATCCGCGGCGGTCGTGTAAAAGACCTGCCGGGTGTGCGTTACCACACCGTTCGTGGCGCCCTTGACTGCTCCGGTGTTAAAGACCGCAAGCAGGGCCGCTCCAAGTACGGCGTGAAGAAGCCAAAGGCTTAA
- the rpsG gene encoding 30S ribosomal protein S7: MPRRRVIGQRKILPDPKFGSELLAKFVNILMVDGKKSTAEAIVYTALETLAQRSGKGHLEAFEVALDNVRPTVEVKSRRVGGSTYQVPVEVRPVRRNALAMRWIVEAARKRGDKSMALRLANELSDAAENKGTAVKKREDVHRMADANKAFAHYRW, translated from the coding sequence ATGCCACGTCGTCGCGTCATTGGTCAACGTAAAATCCTGCCGGATCCGAAGTTCGGATCGGAGCTTTTGGCCAAATTTGTTAACATCCTGATGGTAGATGGCAAAAAATCTACCGCAGAAGCAATCGTCTATACCGCGCTGGAGACCCTGGCTCAGCGTTCGGGTAAAGGCCATCTGGAAGCTTTTGAAGTTGCTCTGGACAACGTGCGTCCGACTGTCGAAGTCAAATCGCGCCGCGTCGGTGGTTCGACTTATCAGGTGCCAGTAGAAGTTCGTCCGGTTCGCCGCAATGCCCTGGCAATGCGTTGGATCGTTGAAGCAGCTCGTAAACGCGGTGATAAATCTATGGCTCTGCGCTTGGCGAACGAACTTTCCGATGCAGCAGAAAACAAAGGTACTGCTGTGAAGAAACGTGAAGACGTTCACCGTATGGCAGATGCCAACAAGGCGTTCGCCCACTACCGCTGGTAA
- the fusA gene encoding elongation factor G produces MARITPIARYRNIGISAHIDAGKTTTTERILFYTGVNHKIGEVHNGAATMDWMAQEQERGITITSAATTCFWAGMAKQFDSHRINIIDTPGHVDFTIEVERSMRVLDGAVMVYCAVGGVQPQSETVWRQANKYKVPRIAFVNKMDRMGANYLRVVEQLKTRLAANPVPIQLAIGAEEKFTGVVDLVKMKAINWSEADQGVTFTYEDIPADLTELADKWHQHLVESAAEASEELMDKYLGGEDLTEEEIKTGLRQRVLNNEIILVTCGSAFKNKGVQAMLDAVIEYLPAPTDVAAINGVLDDGETHAERHSSDDEPFSALAFKIATDPFVGNLTFFRVYSGVVNSGDTVLNSVKDKRERFGRIVQMHANKREEIKEVRAGDIAAAIGLKDVTTGDTLCDPSSPIILERMEFPEPVISVAVEPKTKADQEKMGLALGRLAQEDPSFRVWTDEESGQTIIAGMGELHLEILVDRMRREFNVEANVGKPQVAYRETIRSTVEQEGKFVRQSGGRGQFGHVWLRIEPMEPGGKGYEFLNEIVGGVVPKEYVPAVDKGVQEQLKSGVLAGYPIVDVRVAAFDGSYHEVDSSEMAFKIAGSMAFKEGFMKAKPVLLEPIMKVEVETPEDYMGDVIGDLNRRRGMIDGMEDTTTGKTVRAQVPLSEMFGYATDLRSQTQGRASYSMEFLKYNEAPNNVAQAIIETRRAK; encoded by the coding sequence ATGGCTCGTATAACACCCATCGCACGCTATCGTAACATCGGTATCAGTGCACACATCGACGCGGGTAAAACCACCACGACTGAACGTATTCTGTTCTACACGGGTGTGAACCACAAGATCGGTGAAGTTCATAATGGCGCAGCCACCATGGACTGGATGGCGCAGGAGCAGGAACGTGGTATCACCATCACGTCCGCCGCGACCACCTGTTTCTGGGCCGGCATGGCCAAACAGTTTGATTCGCATCGCATCAACATCATCGACACCCCGGGACACGTTGACTTCACCATCGAAGTCGAACGTTCCATGCGCGTGCTCGATGGCGCCGTCATGGTCTACTGTGCGGTCGGCGGCGTGCAGCCGCAGTCTGAAACCGTATGGCGTCAGGCAAACAAATACAAAGTGCCGCGTATCGCGTTCGTAAACAAAATGGACCGTATGGGCGCCAACTACCTGCGCGTCGTCGAGCAGCTGAAAACCCGTCTGGCCGCTAACCCGGTTCCGATTCAGCTGGCTATCGGCGCGGAAGAAAAATTCACCGGCGTCGTCGATCTGGTGAAAATGAAAGCCATCAACTGGAGCGAAGCGGACCAGGGCGTGACCTTCACTTATGAAGACATCCCCGCCGATTTGACCGAGCTGGCTGACAAATGGCACCAGCACCTGGTGGAATCCGCAGCTGAAGCCTCTGAAGAGCTGATGGACAAATACCTGGGCGGCGAAGATCTGACCGAAGAAGAGATCAAGACCGGTCTGCGCCAGCGCGTTCTGAACAACGAAATCATTTTGGTCACCTGTGGTTCCGCGTTCAAGAACAAGGGCGTGCAGGCGATGCTGGATGCGGTTATCGAATACCTGCCGGCACCGACCGACGTTGCCGCCATCAATGGCGTGCTCGACGACGGCGAAACCCATGCTGAGCGTCATTCCAGCGATGATGAGCCGTTCTCGGCGCTGGCGTTCAAAATCGCCACCGACCCGTTCGTCGGCAACCTGACCTTCTTCCGCGTCTACTCCGGCGTCGTCAACTCCGGCGATACGGTGCTGAACTCGGTGAAGGACAAGCGCGAACGTTTCGGCCGTATCGTACAGATGCACGCCAACAAACGTGAAGAAATCAAGGAAGTCCGCGCCGGCGATATCGCCGCGGCCATCGGCCTGAAAGACGTGACCACCGGGGATACCCTGTGCGATCCGTCCTCGCCCATCATCCTTGAGCGTATGGAATTCCCGGAACCGGTTATCTCGGTTGCCGTGGAACCGAAAACCAAAGCCGACCAGGAAAAAATGGGTCTGGCTCTGGGCCGTCTGGCGCAGGAAGACCCGTCTTTCCGCGTTTGGACCGATGAAGAGTCCGGCCAGACTATCATCGCCGGTATGGGTGAGCTGCACCTTGAAATTCTCGTTGACCGTATGCGTCGCGAATTCAACGTTGAAGCCAACGTCGGTAAGCCGCAGGTGGCCTACCGCGAAACGATCCGCTCCACCGTCGAACAGGAAGGTAAATTCGTTCGTCAGTCCGGTGGTCGCGGTCAGTTCGGCCACGTATGGCTGCGTATTGAACCGATGGAACCGGGTGGCAAAGGCTACGAGTTCCTGAACGAAATCGTCGGCGGCGTGGTACCGAAAGAGTACGTTCCGGCGGTGGATAAAGGCGTTCAGGAACAGCTGAAGAGCGGTGTTCTGGCCGGCTACCCGATCGTAGACGTCCGCGTTGCCGCCTTCGATGGTTCTTACCACGAAGTCGACTCCTCGGAAATGGCGTTCAAGATCGCCGGTTCCATGGCGTTCAAAGAAGGCTTCATGAAGGCGAAACCGGTGCTGCTGGAACCTATCATGAAGGTGGAAGTTGAAACGCCTGAAGACTACATGGGTGACGTGATTGGTGACTTGAACCGTCGTCGCGGTATGATTGACGGTATGGAAGACACCACGACCGGTAAAACCGTTCGTGCGCAGGTCCCCTTGTCTGAAATGTTCGGTTATGCTACTGATCTGCGTTCACAGACTCAGGGCCGTGCTTCTTACTCCATGGAGTTCCTGAAGTACAATGAAGCACCGAACAACGTTGCTCAGGCCATTATCGAAACCCGCAGAGCCAAGTAA
- the tuf gene encoding elongation factor Tu, which yields MSKEKFQRTKPHVNVGTIGHVDHGKTTLTAAITTVLAKAYGGSARAFDQIDNAPEEKARGITINTSHVEYDTPTRHYAHVDCPGHADYVKNMITGAAQMDGAILVVAATDGPMPQTREHILLGRQVGVPYIIVFMNKCDMVDDEELLELVEMEVRELLSQYDFPGDDTPVIRGSALKALEGDEAWTQKIIELAEALDSYIPEPERAIDKPFLLPIEDVFSISGRGTVVTGRVERGIVKVGEEVEIVGIKDTTKTTCTGVEMFRKLLDEGRAGENVGVLLRGTKRDDVERGQVLAKPGSIKPHTQFESEVYILSKDEGGRHTPFFKGYRPQFYFRTTDVTGTIELPEGVEMVMPGDNIKMVVNLIAPIAMDDGLRFAIREGGRTVGAGVVAKVIA from the coding sequence GTGTCTAAAGAAAAGTTTCAACGCACCAAACCCCACGTTAACGTCGGTACTATCGGCCACGTTGACCATGGTAAAACGACCCTGACCGCCGCCATCACCACCGTTCTGGCCAAGGCCTACGGCGGTAGCGCGCGCGCGTTCGATCAGATCGACAACGCGCCGGAAGAAAAGGCCCGTGGTATCACCATCAACACTTCGCACGTTGAATACGATACCCCGACCCGCCACTACGCGCACGTAGACTGCCCTGGGCACGCCGACTATGTGAAAAACATGATCACCGGCGCGGCCCAGATGGACGGCGCGATCCTGGTTGTAGCCGCCACCGACGGCCCGATGCCGCAGACCCGTGAGCACATCCTGCTGGGTCGCCAGGTTGGCGTACCTTACATCATCGTGTTCATGAACAAATGCGACATGGTTGATGACGAAGAGCTGCTGGAACTGGTGGAAATGGAAGTGCGCGAACTGCTGTCGCAGTACGACTTCCCGGGCGATGACACGCCGGTTATCCGCGGTTCCGCGCTGAAAGCGCTGGAAGGCGACGAAGCCTGGACGCAGAAAATCATTGAACTGGCGGAAGCGCTGGACAGCTACATTCCGGAACCGGAACGCGCCATCGACAAGCCGTTCCTGCTGCCGATCGAAGACGTATTCTCCATCTCCGGCCGCGGCACCGTGGTAACCGGTCGTGTAGAGCGCGGCATCGTCAAAGTGGGTGAAGAAGTGGAAATCGTCGGCATCAAAGACACCACCAAAACCACCTGCACCGGCGTTGAAATGTTCCGCAAACTGCTGGACGAAGGCCGTGCCGGCGAGAACGTTGGCGTGCTGCTGCGCGGCACCAAGCGTGACGACGTCGAGCGTGGTCAGGTTCTGGCCAAGCCGGGCTCGATCAAGCCGCACACCCAGTTTGAATCGGAAGTGTATATTCTGAGCAAAGACGAAGGCGGTCGCCACACGCCGTTCTTCAAAGGCTACCGTCCGCAGTTCTATTTCCGTACCACTGACGTGACCGGTACCATCGAACTGCCGGAAGGCGTTGAAATGGTGATGCCTGGCGACAACATCAAGATGGTTGTTAACCTGATTGCCCCGATCGCCATGGACGACGGTCTGCGTTTCGCTATTCGCGAAGGCGGCCGTACCGTTGGCGCCGGCGTTGTTGCCAAAGTTATCGCTTAA
- a CDS encoding MFS transporter, translating into MNPPTSGVFRSLRLYNYRLWAAGALVSNLGTWMQNTGEDWLVLTQLTPHNASAVGTVMALQLGPQLLLLPWTGFAADHFNQRRLLLATQASMGLLALVLGALTLFGVVQLWQVYLFALLFGCAAAFDAPVRQTFVAEMVGDADLPNAVALNSTLYNGARLVGPAIAGVIIASVGTGWAFLLNGVSFLAVLVSLSFLRVADLQANARARRTRGSLTEGFRYVASRPDLKVILVMLFLIGTFGLNFPIFISTMAVNVFHTDARGFGLLSSIMAIGTLSGALLAAGGGAPRQTALLSGAAVFGLGCLLAAVAPGYWLFAGALIIIGVAALTFTNATNSLMQLSTEPAMRGRVMALRLGIALGGAPIGAPIVGGVADHFGPRWALGLGAAAGFAAAMVALYAFRWRDYQIR; encoded by the coding sequence ATGAATCCCCCGACAAGCGGGGTTTTCCGTTCGCTGCGGCTCTACAATTATCGCTTGTGGGCCGCCGGCGCCCTGGTTTCCAATCTGGGCACCTGGATGCAGAACACCGGGGAAGACTGGTTAGTGCTGACCCAGCTCACGCCGCATAACGCCTCGGCCGTAGGCACGGTCATGGCGTTACAATTGGGTCCGCAGCTGCTGCTGTTACCCTGGACCGGTTTTGCGGCCGACCATTTCAATCAGCGTCGACTTCTGCTCGCCACCCAGGCGTCGATGGGCCTACTTGCGCTGGTGCTGGGCGCACTTACCCTATTCGGCGTCGTTCAACTCTGGCAGGTTTATCTTTTCGCGTTATTGTTCGGCTGCGCGGCGGCGTTCGACGCCCCCGTGCGGCAAACCTTTGTCGCGGAAATGGTAGGTGATGCGGATTTGCCCAATGCCGTCGCACTTAATTCAACCCTGTATAACGGCGCGCGCCTGGTCGGACCGGCCATCGCCGGCGTCATTATTGCCTCGGTCGGCACCGGCTGGGCTTTTCTGCTTAACGGCGTCTCTTTCCTGGCGGTGCTGGTGTCCTTATCGTTCCTGCGCGTCGCCGATCTGCAGGCGAATGCGCGTGCGCGCCGCACCCGAGGCAGTTTGACGGAAGGCTTTCGCTATGTCGCGTCCCGCCCGGATTTGAAAGTCATCCTGGTCATGTTGTTTCTTATCGGCACCTTTGGCCTGAATTTTCCTATCTTCATATCCACGATGGCCGTTAACGTGTTCCATACCGACGCCCGCGGTTTTGGTCTGTTGTCGTCAATTATGGCTATCGGTACCTTATCGGGCGCCTTGCTTGCCGCCGGCGGCGGCGCTCCACGCCAGACGGCGTTGCTGAGCGGCGCCGCGGTATTTGGATTAGGCTGTTTACTGGCCGCCGTCGCGCCGGGCTATTGGCTTTTCGCGGGGGCGCTTATCATTATCGGCGTCGCCGCCCTAACGTTTACCAATGCTACCAATAGCCTGATGCAGCTTTCCACCGAACCGGCCATGCGCGGGCGGGTGATGGCGCTGCGTTTGGGCATCGCTTTGGGTGGAGCGCCTATCGGCGCACCTATTGTCGGTGGGGTGGCCGACCATTTCGGCCCGCGCTGGGCGCTTGGCCTGGGCGCAGCGGCGGGATTTGCCGCGGCCATGGTGGCCTTATACGCTTTTAGGTGGCGAGACTATCAGATACGTTAA
- a CDS encoding MarR family winged helix-turn-helix transcriptional regulator has translation MTNPIPNAEETSLAALAGELRISLGKLVRRLREQTPPNDFTSAQKSVLLRLDRDGPATVSALARAESVRPQSMRSTVAALQALGAVMGVADPVDGRQTLITLTDAFRQRLQAHRSAKNDWLHGALEMQLSAAEQAQLAAAVRLLQRLADY, from the coding sequence ATGACGAATCCTATTCCTAACGCTGAAGAAACCTCGTTAGCCGCGTTGGCCGGCGAGCTGCGTATTTCGCTGGGTAAACTGGTGCGGCGGCTGCGCGAGCAAACACCGCCCAACGATTTCACCTCTGCGCAAAAATCGGTGTTGCTACGGCTGGATCGCGATGGTCCCGCCACCGTTTCGGCGCTGGCGCGGGCCGAAAGCGTGCGTCCGCAGTCTATGCGCAGCACGGTAGCGGCGCTGCAGGCGCTGGGGGCGGTCATGGGCGTTGCCGATCCTGTTGACGGCCGGCAAACGCTTATCACCTTGACGGATGCGTTTCGCCAACGCCTGCAGGCCCATCGCTCGGCGAAGAACGACTGGCTGCACGGCGCCCTGGAAATGCAGCTGTCCGCCGCCGAGCAGGCGCAGCTCGCCGCCGCGGTCAGGTTGCTGCAGCGGCTTGCCGATTATTGA
- the bfd gene encoding bacterioferritin-associated ferredoxin, with the protein MYVCLCNAVSDKAIRAAVRLHQPQTFQQLKRLVPVGTQCGKCVCVARRIMEDELQHIAPLENIA; encoded by the coding sequence ATGTATGTTTGTTTATGTAATGCGGTAAGCGACAAAGCCATACGCGCCGCTGTGAGGCTGCACCAGCCCCAGACTTTCCAGCAGTTGAAACGATTGGTGCCGGTGGGTACCCAATGCGGAAAATGCGTCTGCGTCGCGCGCCGTATAATGGAGGATGAACTACAGCACATCGCGCCGTTGGAAAATATCGCTTAA
- the bfr gene encoding bacterioferritin, translated as MKGDAQIINHLNKLLGNELVAINQYFLHARMFKNWGLMRLNDVEYHESIDEMKHADRYIERILFLEGLPNLQDLGRLNIGEDVEEMLRSDLYLELQGAQDLREGIAYADSIRDYVSRDLMIEILTDEEEHIDFLETELALITRIGTQNYLQSQLKDAAQ; from the coding sequence ATGAAAGGTGATGCCCAGATTATCAACCATCTCAACAAGCTGCTTGGCAACGAGCTTGTGGCTATCAATCAGTATTTCCTGCATGCCCGGATGTTCAAGAATTGGGGCCTGATGCGCCTCAACGATGTTGAATACCACGAATCCATTGATGAAATGAAACACGCGGATCGCTACATCGAACGTATTCTCTTCCTGGAGGGGCTGCCTAATCTGCAGGACCTCGGCCGGCTGAATATCGGTGAGGACGTGGAAGAAATGCTGCGCTCCGATCTCTATTTGGAATTGCAGGGCGCGCAGGATTTGCGTGAAGGCATCGCCTACGCCGATTCGATACGCGACTACGTGTCGCGGGACTTAATGATAGAAATCCTTACCGACGAAGAAGAGCATATTGATTTTCTGGAAACCGAGCTGGCGCTTATCACCCGTATCGGTACCCAGAACTACCTGCAGTCGCAGCTCAAAGACGCCGCTCAGTAA
- the rpsJ gene encoding 30S ribosomal protein S10 encodes MQNQRIRIRLKAFDHRLIDQSTAEIVETAKRTGAQVRGPIPLPTRKERFTILISPHVNKDARDQYEIRTHKRLVDIVEPTEKTVDALMRLDLAAGVDVQISLG; translated from the coding sequence ATGCAGAACCAAAGAATCCGTATCCGTTTGAAAGCGTTTGATCATCGTCTGATCGATCAATCAACCGCGGAAATCGTCGAGACTGCCAAGCGTACCGGTGCCCAGGTACGTGGTCCGATCCCGCTGCCGACCCGCAAAGAGCGCTTTACCATTCTGATCTCTCCGCACGTCAACAAAGATGCGCGCGATCAGTATGAAATCCGCACTCATAAGCGTCTGGTTGACATCGTTGAGCCAACCGAAAAAACCGTTGATGCTCTGATGCGTCTGGACCTGGCTGCCGGTGTAGACGTGCAGATCAGCCTGGGTTAA
- the rplC gene encoding 50S ribosomal protein L3, which translates to MKGLIGRKVGMTRIFTEDGVSIPVTVIEIEANRVTQVKDLENDGYRAIQVTAGTKKANRVTKPEAGHFAKAGVEAGRGLWEFRVEDGEEVTVGQSITVELFADVKKVDVTGTSKGKGFAGTVKRWNFRTQDATHGNSLSHRVPGSIGQNQTPGKVFKGKKMAGQLGNERVTVQSLDVVRVDVERNLLLVKGAVPGATGGDLIVKPAVKA; encoded by the coding sequence ATGAAGGGTTTAATCGGACGTAAAGTGGGCATGACTCGCATCTTCACCGAAGATGGCGTTTCTATCCCCGTCACCGTTATTGAAATTGAAGCAAACCGCGTGACCCAGGTTAAAGATCTGGAAAACGACGGATACCGCGCAATCCAGGTTACCGCCGGCACCAAAAAAGCCAACCGCGTAACCAAACCGGAAGCCGGTCATTTTGCGAAGGCGGGCGTTGAAGCCGGCCGTGGTCTGTGGGAATTCCGCGTCGAAGACGGCGAAGAAGTCACCGTTGGCCAGAGCATCACCGTAGAACTGTTTGCTGATGTTAAAAAAGTCGACGTTACTGGTACCTCCAAAGGTAAAGGATTTGCCGGCACTGTAAAGCGCTGGAACTTCCGTACCCAGGATGCTACCCACGGTAACTCCTTGTCCCACCGCGTTCCGGGTTCCATCGGTCAGAACCAGACTCCGGGCAAAGTATTCAAGGGCAAGAAAATGGCAGGCCAGCTGGGCAACGAGCGCGTAACCGTTCAGAGCCTGGACGTGGTACGTGTTGACGTAGAACGCAACCTGCTGCTGGTCAAAGGCGCCGTCCCGGGAGCAACCGGTGGTGACCTGATCGTTAAACCGGCTGTCAAGGCGTAA